A segment of the Streptomyces diastaticus subsp. diastaticus genome:
TCTTCTCGGAGATGTTCGCGACCAGGATGCGGTACTCGGGCGCGTCGATCGGCGCGCAGTTCTCCTCGGTGGCCGCGGGTGCGCCCGCGCCGCTGATCGCCACCGCGCTGCTCGCCGAGTACGACAGCTCGGTGCCGGTCTCGCTGTACGTGATCGCCGCCGCGGTGATCACCCTGATCGCGGTGGGCGTCGCGCAGGAGACCCGCCACCGCGACCTGACCGACGTGCCGACCGGCTCCGAGCGGAAGGCCGGGGTGGCGTCGCGGGGTGCGGCACCCGCCGGCCGGGCGGAGGCGGGCTCGTCCGCCGGTTCGGCCCGCCCGCCGGTCTGACCCCGGTCCGCCCCCGGACGGTCCGGCCACCGCGCCCCGCCTCCCCCGTGTCCCACGGGGAGGCGGGGCGCGGCGCTGTCAGCCGGTGAGCGCGTCGGCCAGCCGGTGCAGGCGCAGGGCGAGCTGGATCTCCAGGGTGCGGGCAGGGCTCTGCCAGTCGTCGCCGAGGAGACGCGCGACGCGGTCCAGGCGCTGGGCGACGGTGTTGACGTGGACGTGCAGGGTGTCCTTGGTTCGGGCCGGGCTGGAGCCGGCCGCGTAGTAGGCGTCGAGGGTGCGGACGAGTTCCGTGCCACGTCTGCGGTCGTAGTCGAGGACCGGGCCGATGGTGCGTCGGACGAAGCCGGAGATGTCGCGGGGCCCGGCGAGCAGCAGGCCGAGGAAGCCGAAGTCCTCGGCGGCGGCGCCTTGACCGGAGCGGCCGAGCAGGCGCAGGGCGTCGAGGCAGCGGCGGGCCTCGGTGTAGGCGGCCGGGGCGGCGTCGGCGGCGGGCAGCGGGTGCAGCGGCGCGGAGGCGCCGACGGTGACGGGTTCGTGGACGGCGGCACCGAGGTGGACGGCGGTGCGGCGGGCCAGCCCGGCGGCGGTGTCGCCGTCGGCCAGCGGCAGCAGCAGGACCGTGCCGCCGTCGCGGGTGGCGGCGAGCCCGTGGCCGGTGGCCGCGAGATGGGCGGCGGCTGCCCACAGGCGGCGGCGGACGGCGGCCTCCTCGTCGACGGAGGCGTCCGGGGCGGCGTCGGGCTGGGCGGCGAGCACACGTGCGGGGTGTCGAGGCGGGCGCCGAGCCGGTCGGCGCGCCGGCGCAGCAGGGCCGGGTCGCGGTGGCGGGCATCGAGCAGGTCGTCCAGGAGTTCGCCCCGCACGCGCTGTTCGGCGTCGCCGGCGGAGCGGCGGGCGAGCAGCAGCAGGGAGGTGACCATGGCGGCGCGTTCGAAGGTGCGCTGGTCGACCGGGTCGAGGGCGGGGTGGCCGCGCAGGACGAGTCCACCGAGTTGCTGGTCACCGGCGGCGACGGCGGCTATCCAGTCGTCGCCGTGGCGGACCGCGTGGCCGTCGGAGCGCAGGGCGCCGGCGGCGGCCTCGGGCACGGTGTCGATGAACTCGACGCTGCCGTCGAGGACCTCGGAGACGGCGGCGGCCACATCGTGCACGCCGCCGCCGCGCAGGACCAGTTCGGCGAGGCGGTCGTGGACGTCGGAGGCGCGTTCGATGACGGCGCTGCGGTCCTGGATGATCTCGTGGGCGTGTTCGAGTTCGCTGAGCGCGGCGCGGGTCCCGTCGAGGAGGTCGGCCGACTCGATGGCCGCCGCGGCCAGCGCGGCGAACGAGCCGAGCAGCGCGGTCTGGGCACGTTCGAAGACCCGGGCACGCCGGTCGGCGGCGAACAGGACGCCGATGACGTGCGGGCCGAGCATCAGCGGGACGCCGAGGATCGCGACGAGCCCCTCGTCCTGGACCCCGGTGTCGATGACCGAGGTGTGCTGGAAGCGGCTGTCGTGGAAGTAGTCCTCGGTGACGTAGGGGCGGGCGGTCTGGGCGACGAGGCCGCCGAGGCCCTCGCCCATGCCGAGGCGCAACTGCTGGAAGCGGGCGGCGACCGAGCCCTCGGTGACGCGCATGAACGTGTCCCCGCGCGCGGGGTCGTTGAGGGTGAGGTAGGCGACGTCCGTGCCGAGCAGCGAGCGGGCCCGCTGCACGATGGCCTGGAGCACCGAGTCCAGGTCGCGCGGCCCGGCGAGGTCGTGGGCGGTCTCGAAGAGGGCGGACAGCTCGGCCTCGCGGCGCCTGCGGTCGGCGAGTTCGGAGCGGACCCGCAGCGCGAGGCGCTTGGCGTGTTCGAGCGCGGCGAGGTGCGCCTCGCAGGCACCCGCCTCACGGGCGGCGGGCACGGGCTCCTCGTACGCCTCGACGGTGGCGCCCCGGGCGAGGAGTTCGAGGAACGGCGCCTCGGCACCGGGAGAGGCGAGGGTGCCGGGGGTGGGGTGCGGCCCATCGTGCGTCATGTCCATCAGGAATACCTGTCGTGCCGGTGCCCCGCCAGCCCCTGGAGCCCCTGGGGCTGGCGGGGAGGGTGGGAGGCTGAGGTCAGGGGCCGGCGGCCGGGCGGCGGGCCTCGGCGGTGGGCTCCGCGTCCAGCTCGGCCGCCGTCGGGCCGTCGTACTCGCCCATGTCGTCGGCGTCGTCCAGCTCGGCGAGCCGTGCGGCAGGGGCAGTTCGTGGCGGCGGCCGCGGTGTGCCCAGGACGCCAGTGCCCGCGGGGGCAGCTCCCCCGGAGCAGGCGGCGGCCGAGCACACGGGCGTCGGCTTCCTGTCCGGCCGTGCCGCCCGGCGCAGGGCCGACGAGGCCCAGCTCGTCGAGGGCTCCGGGCAGCGGCTCCCGTACGTCGTAGGCGGCCTCGGCTCGGGTGAGGGCGGCCAGGCGGCGGAGCGTGGGGCTGTCGAGCCCGGCGGCGAGCGCGTCGCGGGCGGCCTGGACGAGGTCGTGGGCCGGGAGTTCGCCGATGCTCCACGGGACCGCCCTGTCCTGGAGCGAAGGGGCTGCCGTGTCCGGTGTCATCCGCCCAGTCCTCCCCGGGGTGGCGTGGTCGAGTGGGTTTCGCCGGGCTCCCGCGCGGTGCGGTCAGTGCGCGGTCCAGCCTCCGTCGAGGGTCAGCGAGGAGCCGGTGACGAAGCCGCTCCGCGGGCCGCAGAGGTAGAGGACGGCGGCGGCGACCTCGTCCGGTTCGGCGAGGCGCTTGACCGCGGTCTCCCGCAGCATGATCTCCTCCAGCACCTCCTCACGGCTGATGCCGTGCGCCTCGGCCTGGTCGGCGACCTGCTGCTCGACCAGCGGGGTGCGGACGTAACCGGGGTTGACGCAGTTGGAGGTCACGCCGTGCGGCGCCCCCTCCAGGGCGGCCGTCTTCGACAGGCCCTCCAGCCCGTGCTTGGCGGCGACGTAGGCCGCCTTGAAGGGCGAGGCACGCAGGCCGTGGACGGAGGAGAGGTTGACGATGCGGCCCCAGCCACGCGCGTACATGTGGGGCAGGGCGCCCCGGATCAGCCGGAAGGGCGCCTCCAGCATCACGGTGAGCACGGTGTGGAAGGCGTCCGGGGGGAACTCGTGGAGCGGGCGGACCAGTTGCACACCGGCGTTGTTCACGAGGATGTCGGCCCCGGCGGCGGCCGCCTCGGCGGCGTCGAGGTCGCGCAGGTCGAGCGGGCGGGCCAGGACGGTGCCGGGGAGCCCCCGCGCCCGCTCGGTGAGGGCGTCGAGCCCGGCCGTGTCGCGGTCGGAGGCGCGGACCGCCGCGCCGGCCCCGGCGAGGGCGAGGACGCAGGCGCTGCCGATACCGCCCGCCGCGCCCGTGACCAGGGCGGTCCGCCCGGTCAGGAAGGGCTCGGCGGGGTGGGGCTCAGGGTTGCGGGGCGCTGTCATGATCCGACCCTAGGCAGCGGCCCGGGCGCTCCCCATAGGGCCGGAGCCCACACTTCGCGCCTCCGCGGTGGGGCGGCGCCATGTGGGCCGGGTCACAGGAGCGCCGGCCGGACGTCCCTCGCTCAGCCCTCGGGCGCGTCGGTGCGCGGCAGTTCGCGGGGGTCGGTGAAGGCGGGGTCGAACCAGGTGGGGGTGTCGGCGGGGGCCTGGGCCTGCTTGATCCGGTAGGCGGAGAACTCGGCCAGCTCCGGCAGATCGTCCACGGCGAACCAGGCGACGTCCAGGGATTCGTCGTCGTTGACCCGGGGCTCGCCCCCGACGGCCCGGCAGCGCAGGGTGATGTCCATGTACTGGCAGACGTCCTGGTTCGGGTAGGTCACCGGCTTCAGGGCCTGGACCAGGACGACGCGCTCGGGGACGCAGAGCACGGCGGTCTCCTCGTACACCTCGCGGACCGCGCACTGGGCGGGCTGCTCCCCCGGGTCGGGGATGCCGCCGATGATCGACCAGCGGCCGTTGTCGGCGCGGCGGCCGAGCAGGACGCGGCCCTCGTCGTCGAAGACGACGGCGCTGACGCCCGGCAGCCACAGAAGCTGGTGCCCGGCGGAGGAGCGGAGGGTGCGGAGGAAGTCGGGAGTAGCCATGCGTCCGACCCTAACCCCAGGCCAGGGCCCCCACGCGGGCGCGTGGAGGCCCTGGCGGCGAGGGGCGTACGCCCTCTCGGGTCAGGCGTCCGGACCCGCCGTGCGGCGACGGCGTACCGCGCCGGTGGCGACCCAGCCGATGCCGACGGCGGCGAGTGCCACGAGGGCGGCCTCGGGGAGCGCGCCGAGCCGGGTGGCCCAGGTCTGCGAGGAGCGCAGCGGCAGTTCGGCGACGAGGGAGGCGGGCTCGAACATGCCGGTGCGCTGCACCAGCTCCCCGTCGGGCCGGATGACGGCGCTGACGCCGCTGGTCACGGGCACCGCGACGGCGCGGCTGTGCTCGACGGCGCGGACCCGGGACATGGCCAGCTGCTGGTAGGTCATCTCGCTGAGGCCGAAGGTGGCGTTGTTGCTGGGCACGGAGAGCAACTGCGCCCCCGCCTCGACGGTTTCCCGGACGGCACCGTCGAAGGCGGCCTCGTAGCAGGTGGCGATGCCGACCCGGCTCCCCGCGAGGTCGAAGACCCCGGGTTCGGTGCCGCGGCTGAAGTCGGTACGGACCATGTCGACGTACCCCTGGCTGAAGACGCTGATCAGGGAGCGCAGGGGGATGTACTCGCCGAAGGGCTGGATGATCCGCTTGTCGTAGGTGTCGACGGGGCCCTTGTCGGGGTCCCAGAGGATCTGCTGGTTGTACAGCTTGCCGTCCTCGGTCTCGACCACGCCGCCCACCGAGATGGGGGCCTTGACGGTGGCGGCGGCGGTCTCGATGACGGAGCGGGCGTCGTCGTTGGTGAAGGGGTCGATGTCGGAGGAGTTCTCCGGCCACAGGACGAAGTCGGGCCGGGCGGCCTCGCCCCTGGCGACGCGTTCGGCGAGGCGGGCGGTCTCGCGGGCGTGGTGGTCGAGGACGGCGCGGCGCTGGGCGTTGAAGTCCAGGCCCATCCTCGGCACGTTGCCCTGGACGACGGCGACGGTGGCGGTGCCGTCCTCGGCGCGGTCCGAGACCAGCGGGCGGGCCGCGAGGGCTCCGGCGAGCGGGAGCAGGAGCGCGGCCACCGCGCCGGTGGTGGCGGCACGGCGCAGGGTGCCGGTGCGGCGGCGCAGGTACAGCTGACGGGCCAGTTCGCCGAGGCCGAACCCGCACAGGGCGACGGCGAAGCCGAGCAGCGGGGTGCCGCCGACGGCGGCGAGCGGCAGGAAGACCCCGTCGGCCTGCCCGAAGGCGACCTTGCCCCAGGGGAACCCGCCGAACGGTACGCGGGCCCGGGCGGCCTCCCCGGCGGTCCACAGGGCGGCCGCCCACAGCGGCCAGCCGGGGAGCCGGGCGACGAGCGCGGTCAGGCCGCCGGCCACGGCGACGAACAGGGCCTCGGCGACGGCCAGCGCCAGCCACGGGCCGGGGCCGACCTCGACCCCGGTCCACACCAGCAGCGGCAGCAGGAAACCCAGGCCGAAGAGGGCGCCGAGTCCCAGTCCCGCCCTGAAGCCGCGCCCCCGCAGCAGCAGGCCGAAGGCGGCGAAGGCCGGCAGGGCCAGCCACCACAGCACCCGGGGCGGGAAGCTGACGTAGAGCAGCACCCCGGCCAGGGCTGCTCCGGCGGCGAGGTACAGGGCGCGCAGCAGGCGGGCGGCGCGGCCGGGCCGCACGGGCGGCGGGGGGCCGTCGGTCCCGTCGGCGGGGGCGATGGTGGCGGTCACGCGTCGGAGTCTACGGCGCGTGCCGCGGGCAGGGTCAGCACGTCCCGCGGGCCGCCCGGGATGCGGGGGCGGCCGGCGCCGTCCGGGATGCGGGGTACCCCCTATTGCGGGGAGCCGGCTTCCGGCAGGCGGCTGCGGATGGCCAGGACGGCGGCGCGGGCGTCGTCCACGGTGACGGTGAGGCTGTGGCCGTCGGTGAGC
Coding sequences within it:
- a CDS encoding 3-hydroxybutyrate dehydrogenase, yielding MTAPRNPEPHPAEPFLTGRTALVTGAAGGIGSACVLALAGAGAAVRASDRDTAGLDALTERARGLPGTVLARPLDLRDLDAAEAAAAGADILVNNAGVQLVRPLHEFPPDAFHTVLTVMLEAPFRLIRGALPHMYARGWGRIVNLSSVHGLRASPFKAAYVAAKHGLEGLSKTAALEGAPHGVTSNCVNPGYVRTPLVEQQVADQAEAHGISREEVLEEIMLRETAVKRLAEPDEVAAAVLYLCGPRSGFVTGSSLTLDGGWTAH
- a CDS encoding NUDIX hydrolase, with the translated sequence MATPDFLRTLRSSAGHQLLWLPGVSAVVFDDEGRVLLGRRADNGRWSIIGGIPDPGEQPAQCAVREVYEETAVLCVPERVVLVQALKPVTYPNQDVCQYMDITLRCRAVGGEPRVNDDESLDVAWFAVDDLPELAEFSAYRIKQAQAPADTPTWFDPAFTDPRELPRTDAPEG
- the lnt gene encoding apolipoprotein N-acyltransferase, with protein sequence MTATIAPADGTDGPPPPVRPGRAARLLRALYLAAGAALAGVLLYVSFPPRVLWWLALPAFAAFGLLLRGRGFRAGLGLGALFGLGFLLPLLVWTGVEVGPGPWLALAVAEALFVAVAGGLTALVARLPGWPLWAAALWTAGEAARARVPFGGFPWGKVAFGQADGVFLPLAAVGGTPLLGFAVALCGFGLGELARQLYLRRRTGTLRRAATTGAVAALLLPLAGALAARPLVSDRAEDGTATVAVVQGNVPRMGLDFNAQRRAVLDHHARETARLAERVARGEAARPDFVLWPENSSDIDPFTNDDARSVIETAAATVKAPISVGGVVETEDGKLYNQQILWDPDKGPVDTYDKRIIQPFGEYIPLRSLISVFSQGYVDMVRTDFSRGTEPGVFDLAGSRVGIATCYEAAFDGAVRETVEAGAQLLSVPSNNATFGLSEMTYQQLAMSRVRAVEHSRAVAVPVTSGVSAVIRPDGELVQRTGMFEPASLVAELPLRSSQTWATRLGALPEAALVALAAVGIGWVATGAVRRRRTAGPDA